In one Silene latifolia isolate original U9 population chromosome 10, ASM4854445v1, whole genome shotgun sequence genomic region, the following are encoded:
- the LOC141607708 gene encoding uncharacterized protein LOC141607708, whose product MNFDFDAAGEVRFLQMNELEELRLEAYESSKIYKDQTKKWHDAKIVKIDIGVGDLFLLFNSKVKVFPGKLRSRCSGPFKVMNISPYGGFELWSEEGGTFKVNGERVKRYYDGDDKGPIAVLYLGEPLPEEGSS is encoded by the coding sequence atgaattttgactttgatgCCGCCGGAGAAGTTCGATTTCTCCAAATGAATGAACTAGAAGAATTGAGGTTggaagcttatgagagctccaaaaTTTACAAGGAtcaaacgaagaaatggcatgatGCCAAAATTGTGAAGATAGATATCGGTGTGGGAGACCTTTTTCTCCTTTTCAATTCCAAGGTGAAGGTATTCCCGGGCAAGCTTAGATCGAGGTGTTCGGGACCCTTCAAAGTGATGAACATATCTCCTTACGGTGGCTTTGAACTTTGGAGTGAGGAAGGTGGAACCTTCAAAGTCAATGGGGAACGAGTGAAGCGTTACTACGATGGAGATGACAAGGGTCCGATTGCAGTGCTCTACCTCGGGGAACCACTTCCCGAGGAAGGGTCAAGTTAA